A region of the Apium graveolens cultivar Ventura chromosome 6, ASM990537v1, whole genome shotgun sequence genome:
taatttatttatttttatggaGGTTAAACAGTATATCTTCTTTTTCAATCCACTTCAATAGTACTATTCAAAAACTCAAAATTGAAATGCAGCATGAAATCTTAGTTTGGAGTATAGATTTTTTTTTCTTGACATGTACTAGGCCTAATAAGTACAGGTTCGTTATCCAATCCTAGGAATAGTTTGGGCTTCTCGTATTTGCTATTTTATTTTGGTAAATGGCCTGAAACTATCAAGTGGGTAGCCCGGAAAATCCTTGGGCAATGCTCGTGCCTGTTTAGCAGATACAAGAACTTAAGTTCGATATTTATATTTTGTTACCATACCATACTAAAGATAATTTCAGTGTCACTTTTTTTTTCTAGAGGAGCCAGATGGATTTGCGGACACACATTTATGGGGCTAAAACTGGCTACATCGGTTGCTAACTTGCTAGTATACTTTTAATCCATTTTTCAAGTGGCAAATCTGGTTTCGATAAAATTGATTGCAGAACTCGTCATAAGAATGATGCATCATAGTCTAATCAAATGCTCAAATAtgcttcttccttttcttttttaAGCAAAACAATAACATAACGCGATGCTAATAGTACATCTATTATATTTGGATATTAATCCTACATTGCTAGCTGCAAAATCTCCCAAAATTCATCTTTTTAATGCATGTACAAATAACTTGATGTTTTTGTATCATTTTTTGAGAGTTCTGACTTATGAAGGTAGTGCAGGATTTACTAATTTTTATCTCAAACTAACAAATACTGGTATGATAAAATTGGAGCATGAAATGAAAAACGTAACAAGTAAAGAAAACAAATATAGATAGATATAAGAAATAATTTACAAAATGATGTTAATCAAGGAAGATAATCATTTTCAAGAATAGGTTGAGTTCTGATCCCACCAGCTGTTGGCATTTTACTTCTTCCAACCCAAACTGAATCCAAAGCCTCGCTCCTTTTCGATTGTAATTGCATACTCTTAACTTTCTTCTTTCTAGCACAATTACACAGCAAAATCCCCACCAGGATCCCCATAAATAACAATCCAATTCCCACTCCTATTCCAATTGCCCACCATTTATTTGTCTGCTTCTTCCAAAAGGACGTCGATCTCCTGTCAACAATGGCAAAATGGCCTTGACCACGAACGTGACATAAATTTGATGAAGTCACATTACTAAATACAATATTCCCATTTGGACGAAATCTAACACATCTCTTGGTTAATTTCTCACCTTTCTTGAGTGAAATACTCTGGAATCGGactaaaattttattatttccCTCAAGCTTAAGTTTCTGAATTGAACTGCGATTTGCTGGTGTGTTTCTGTCAGCACTATAAGTAGTAAAGCCTATAACAGGGGTTAAAAATCTATGATTCGGAAGACTGTAGTAATACGATGACAAATTGCCGAGATTATGAAAGACAATATCTAGTCTTTTTACAGATGGCCTTATTCTAGTTTTCGGTGGGATGTGAATCAGACTATAATTTATTCCTCTAGCCCAAATATTTGTGGTTTCGATCTGCACATATGAAATTTCCAGACCTGAATAATTAGAATGGAGAGAAATATTATACAATGTACCTGTACAGGGCAATTTTACCACCTTTTGTGCATAATCATGCAAAAACTTGTCTAAAGAACAAGGATCATGATCACTCTGTTTTTTGGCCAATGTCCCTCTGATGATCAAAAATGGTGTCAACGATACGTAAAACATCATCCAAATGATGTTTCTTGACCCCATTAGCACTAATTTATTGGCCCTCTTGGTGTCTTCATGCAGAAAATATAATCAGTGTGTTGAATTGTCATATGATCATATTCGGCAAAAAACAGGTTTATCAAAACACTGCGAGACAAATATACAACAATTCTATGATGCTCGGAGATAATTGGGTTTCCTGATAAACCAACAAAATTTTGGATGATTGTTAACTCAACAAGAACATGTATTATTGAATAAATAAGAGATTTGTTAGCTAATGTATAATAATGAAATGACTAATGAGTAAGGGATGTTTGGAAATGTGGAATAGTTCAACCAAAGTTGATAAAATTGTGTCAATATTTTTTGGTACTTTGAAGATTCGGTAGAGATAATGAAAGAAGAGGGTGGTGGTGGTGATGCTATGCATGTAGTGGTTCTCTTTCTAATTCACACCTAATTACACGGATTTCTTTAGTTGTCTAACTTACACATGGTGCCCGAGCTTTAATATTTTAAACAAAATTAAATTAGagcaattaaatataatattGGATTAGTTACGATGTGAATATGCCTAGGTTTGTTTACAACTTTTATATAATTTTACTAAAATAACCTTAAAAGGCACAAGGGTATATCTTTACATGAAAATTTTGGTCCATATTCCAAAAATTTAgacaatttttttttgaaattcaaGTTTAAATTTATATACTAATTTTAGTTTGACCGTTCCGAAATTATTTGAACTTGGAACTATTCAAAAAACTAaatctaattataattaaaaattgaTCAAAATCGAACAATAAATTATCTCTACTGAATATGACTGAAAAGGACCTAAAATATATCTgaattataaaaaattaataaattaaattttagtTTAATCATTATAATTTGAACGAGGCATAACTCATTTTTTTCacttttaaattaataattatctatttataagcaaaatttgTATTTAAGACAAAGTTCTGTAAAAGTATAACACAAGTATTCAATCAAATATGATACATTTTCACCGTTAATATATTTAATAACAAGACATttttaaattttcataattttaaaaaatgattcaaaaataataaaattttatccaattttaatataaatttcaTCCGAGTTAAATTCAAATCTACTTAATTTTGACCTGATCCTAAACTTTATCTAATTATATGATAAGTGAAGGTTAGTTTATTTCGATATAAAATTGATCAAATAATCCCAGTTATCAGTTCAGATATATCCAAGAAATTTGAAAATTATCTATAGCCTGTGGGGCAAGAAAATACGGAAGTATCAATTATACTTCATTGCCCTAAAAAAGGCTTTATGACATTtcaaacatttcattttttcaGGAGCGGTATCTTTTTATTTTGTTTacaaattcaaaaattatatgTACATCATTTAAGTAATTTTTTCTTTCCAGAACAAAAAAGAAAATAAATCTTCAGCATATATTGAATTGTATAAAAAAATTCTTTAAAATAAAATGGGATGAAAGAACGAAAGAAAATATTTGATTTGTCTGTCTTTAACGTTTCTAAAGTACTTAAAACTCATATCGTAACTTGACAAAAAAAACTCGTATCGTAAAATTGGTACTAGAAGATTAGATTTTGAAACATCACAATGTACAAGGAATCAAGCAGCAGCAGTGGCGTTATTTTGTTGGCATATATGGAATGGTCCAAACAAATGGGTATTAGAGCGTATCAATATGTCAGTGTATGGCACTAAGGCTACAACAACAAAGTTATTGGAAGACCGGAAGAATGCGTAACAGGAAGAAAGTAAGCAGAGTCGAGGACAGAGAACGGGTAGTAAGGTGTGGTATAAACCACTCATGGGGTGGGTTAAGATTAATATGGATGTTGCAGTCATACCTGGTACTCATCAGATTGGAACTGGAGCAGTGATAAGGGATGAAGACGGTCGTTTTCTGCATGCGAGATGCATGGATATTGCAGGTGAATGGAGTGTTAAGGAGGCCGAAGCTCGTAGCCTCAGAGATGCTGTTGGCTAGACGGTGGCACTGGGATTTAAGAAGTGCATTTTCGAGCTTGACTCAAAGACTGTAGCGGATGCTTGTAATGGTGGTTATGGTAGATCAAACTCTTGTTCCATTATAGCGGAGTGTGTTGAAGATTTTAAGCACCTTGATGAGGTTAGAGTGCAATTTACTTGTAAATCGGCGAACGTAGCGGCTCATACGTTAGCTAGAACCTCTATTCTTATGTCAGGTTTTCATGAATGGAAGGGGAATGCCCGTGAATTCATTAGTGATGTATTGAACTTTGATTTACTTTAAGTAATGCAAGTGcttttgatttaaaaaaagaTTAACATTTGAAGTTTTGAAAAATACGAAATTTGTTAGTATTTTTAATTGCAAAAacaaattttttaatttttatttgcatatatatgtgtgtatatatatattgaaaaaTACTACTTTACACATAAATGCAATAAaaaaatttcaattatttttaaaataaccgcaaaagaagtttaattttgttgcgaacaatatttttgaaaaaaatagaaattaGTAAAATTACTATAaacaataaaaaaattataaccGAAATGATAAATTTGTATTCAACCCAATTTCAAAATTTACAATATAACTAAAAaccataaaaaattaaaatatcctcACTTTtaagtgttctaaaaatcggtcgATTAACCGATTAATCGGAGTTCGGACCGATCTCGTCTCGATTAATAAAAAATTGGGTCAaggtattttttttaaaaaaatcggtCAAAAGTCGGGCGATTCGGTAAAAAACCGGTTGGTCAATGAGTGAAATTTAATAAaaaactattttttaaaaaattgaaatttaaaataacaattaatatttaataataatttattgaTTTATATTGACTATCACATGCACCTAAATCCTAATATCTAATAACTCAATAAATTTCTTCAATTATATTACTCTTATTTCTCTTAAAAAATTACTAACTCAATTTGATTCATTCATTTCAAAATCTTATATAGCTTATTTGTCATGTAATTAATTTTAACTCATAAcgaatttatttatatataagagGTACTAACTTTATATCTGTTAATCAGTGAACATTAATTATTAtgtataaaatataaaatatctATCAAACAAAATATGTTTAAACCACTTAAATatcaaatataaattatttataaatctTGTGAAAGCTAAATGagatttaaataaaattatatattattatttatttgattaaactGCTTACAATTATTGCTCTATTTAATCAATTTGATTAATCACTGAAAAATAATTTCATCGAATAATAACGATTTCTGAATTTTACACTACCTGATATAAAAATTGTAGTCATGTGATAATATTCCAAGTTAAATGGAGTATATTCTGGTAAGTATACATTTTGAGTGTATGATAAAGAAAATCTGAATTAGGATTTTGAAGATAGGGAATCCACCAATCATTTTCCATCCACTAAAACAACACACAAACCCAAAACAATATTAGAAAAAGGGGTCTGTAAACCCAAACTCTTTCTTGCTTACACCTCTCACCACAGCTCATTCTACATTTGTTTGGCGACCAATCCATCTAAAATGGCGACGGCGACGGCGACTTCAATGGCAACCACCGCCGTATTTACTCCTCAGTTACCTACCACCCATTGTTCTGCTTTGCCTTATCTCCCACTTCGTTTCTCCAACTCACCCTTTTCACCTTCACTTAAGCTGTCTTCAGGTATAAAGTTTCTATCTTTATGATCTTTGCTTCATTTCTTGACACCCCTTTTGTTTATTTTTGGTTTAATTGTTGTTTGAGTTGTAAAGTTTTAATTTGAGACTGTTTTTGCTTACTTTCTTGATTTTTGGTAGCTGTTGACCTTAGTTTTGTAATGTACTATTAAATTTTTACTTTTTTTTAATTGAAAAATACTAAGAAAGCTTGGTTTGGTTGTGAGGATATTAACTAGCATACTTATTGTTTAGTGCTAAATTTAGCTTGATTGTGAAATCGAGTAAGTGGAAGTTGACGGTGATACTTATTTTGGATTTATACTATTAGTAATTAGTTGTTGTGATAGTTGAAGATAGTGTGGAAATACAAAGCTACTTTGGAACTGGAATGCTGCTTTTATTTTGGTGTTATGTACTGTTTaattctttacatttgtgttttgtCTTGATTGCAGTTACGATATAATTTATTCTGAAAACAGGATTTACCATGCTAACATGTCTATCTTTGTGCTTTTAATTTGTTGCTTCCTCTTAGATCTCTCTATTTTTTCGATAAAGATAGATTTGGAAAGCTGTCTTATCTGTGTTCTGATTCGGTGAAGTTTGTTAGTTGATCGTAAAAGGAATGAGGTTTAGATGAAACAATTTTTTGCTGgggtttttttttttttgggggggggggggggttggaAAATTTTAAACCTTTTCTGTAGTTCTAGATTTCTGGTCtcaacaaatatatatatgaTGACAAGAAACAAAATGCATTAAAAAAGAAGTTTAGGTTCTGGATATTTATAGTTATTAATTGATTATGCACATATATGTTTATAAGCTACACTCCTCGGCTGTACCATAAAGTACGAGCCTTTGTCATGAGGTAAGACCAAATATGGAACGCCTCTGCTTGTGATGCCAAATTGCCTATAGCtgttctttattttatatttCATTCTTTTTTCTTCGTCTTACTTTTATTTTTCTAAAGAGGGCCAATTCCATGTTTCCAAAGCTCAGAAATATTTTTCCCTCCTATTCATTACTACTGCAACTGACTGAGAATTTTCTTGAGAATTAGTTAGAAATGTGTGCTAATACAAAGGTACTTGAATTTGATTTTTACCCTGTCCGTGGGATACCATAACATGCCATTGTATCGTATCTATAAAAGGTCTTTTTCAATACATTGAACTCGTATTAGTTTACTATCAAATGTCTGATGATCCAATAGCATGTTGGTTGAGTATCACAATTAGAGCATATTAACATATTATATTAGATTTCACTGGTATTTAGTTTTGCTATTGTTTGCAAGTTTAGTAAGTTCTTTGTATTTTCTTATAATTATCAGCCTCAAAGAGATATGCTGGTTTCCAAATCAAGGCTACATCACAGGAGAGCTCTCCCGATGATGGTGGAGAGATACTCACAGATCTAAAGGAAAAGGTAAATTGAAACCAACCCATCAAGGAGGTTCTTGTTAGTCCCTTCTACTGTTCTAGTTTTCATTTTAAGGATTGTTTCTATTCGATCATCTCCCTATATATCTCCCTATATATATAGGTATAGGGAGATGATCAAATAGAAACAATTCTTAAATGAAAACTAGAAACTAATTTAAGCCCTTATATTTATATATTCTGTCTGCATCTCTAAATCCAACTAACAAGTTGTACACACCATTGCGGTCAATAGTGGGATGCAGTTGAAAACAAGTCAACAGTGCTTCTCTATGGAGGTGGGGCAATCGTCGGTGTCTGGCTATCTGCTACACTTGTTGGTGCAATCAACTCCATTCCTTTGGTAAGTGATAGATGCTAATTTTTTTCCCGTCAGTCCAAGTAACAGTATTACTTCTAGTAGGATTTAGATTCTTTGTTAGGTTTTTCTCTGTGGTCTAATTTGATTATAATCCTCTTTATTGTTGATGTTAACTAGCTTCCGAAGATTTTGGAGTTGGTAGGACTTGGATATACAGGATGGTTTGTGTACCGATACCTTCTCTTCAAGGTACACTAGAATAATCAGTGAATACCGGATATTATTGGTTCTTTCCTTTCAACTCTGTATTAGTTAGTACATGACATGATTTGCACAATCTTGCTTTTAACAGTAGTGTGTAAATAAATTGGACTGCCATTTATAAGGGCAGAATTGATAACTCTGAATTATTTTTTTGTCATTACTAAATTGTCAGATGCATTTGAatgcaagctttcagaatcttgTTAATTTGGCAAACAGAAAATCTTTCTTCTACTGTCTTTCTCGAAGATTTTGTATCACAGTTGATTTTTTTCTTTCCCGCTTTGTTTAATGACCTTATGTAGTAGATTTTGTATGCATGTCAGTTGTGCATGATTTAGAATGCGATGTTGTGAATAATAGATCTGTGATTTTCATGTGGCTTGCCTTTAAGTTGACATTTTCCTCTTATTAACGTTCTCTTCTCCCAGTCAAGTAGAAAAGAGCTAGCAACGGATATCGAGTCATTGAAGAAGAAGATTGCAGGAACGGAGTAGTAATCATTTGCTCCGAAGTCATCCAATGTCCATTGTTTTGTTGAGTTAAATTGTATTTGTGAATTCCTGTATTACATGTCTTGTAAAATAGTGTAGTTTAGGTTCTTGATACATTCCTACTACTGTTTGTGCAtcttttaataaataaattgcatTTTGTTTACATTAACCAAATGGTCCTCCAATGCCAATTTCTGAACAGCTACTACTTTTTCCAGAGGAACTGGAGCATTAGTAACTTTCCTACATTACATAGAAAATAAGGAGAAGTCAGAGACTCGAGGGTCTAGAATGGAAGAGGCAGGTTCAGGATGGACTTGAGGAGAAGTCAAAGACTCGAAGGTCTAAAAAAGACATGATAAAAAAAATGAATCCATCTAGTCTTAATTTAAAATGGACAAaacttaaaaaataaaaaaagcaTTCATTGGTTGGCATGGGAAAATATAAGTATGGCCAAGTGTCAAGGTAGATTGGGATTCTGAAATCGTCAATAGGTTTAATTTGGCCTTGCTAGGGAAGCATTGTTGGAATTTTATCATTAATCGAAACTCCCTTATTGCATGATTATATGAAGCGAACTCCCTTGTTGCATACAGAGGCGGAACCACAGGGGGCTGCTGGGATCATCTGCCCACCCAAACTTCTCTGTGGTGTCCTGTAATAAATCAGCAAAACTAGAAATTTTGTTTTTTTATACTTTGTGTCCATCCAAATTTTCACCTCATATTATATACTCTTCTACATATTTTTGAATACAgcttattttgatctttaaaaaTTAAGTTggagatatatacatatatagagGATATACTATTTTTATACTTTCAAAATTAAGGAGAAAGGAAAAGATAAGTTCAATAGATCTTGTTGAGGGCATTTGATTTTAAAGTTCATACAAGATAATCTACCATTTTTATAATTGTCTGCTAAACAACTTTGTTGTAacattaattttaataatttttttaaaaaattgccTCAAATTCGTCCCTCCTATGTTCATTTTCTGGTTCCGCCACTGATTGCATATGAAGCCGATAATTTTTCAGATAAGCATTTTCTGCATGCATCATGCGAGGGGTGGCAGTTTTATATCGTCTGAAATTTGGAAAGCTAAAGAAGAGTTGAAGAAAGGCATCATGTGGGTGGTGGGTGATGGAAAAGACATTGATGCGTATGGAGACCAGTGGTTACGAGATAAACTAGACTTCCGAGTCAATATTGATCACACTAATGTGCACCGGATTGACAAAGTGGCTACTTTGCCTCTAATCTAAGAATTGGGATGTTCAAAAGTTACGGAGTTCGTTTCACAACTGCGATGCTTGAGCCATTTTGGCAATTCGCATTCCTCAAAGTACGAGTGAAGGACAGGGTGGCTTGGATGCACTCAATTAATGGCAAGTATAGCGTCAAAACATGATATCAATGCTGGTGATAGGTCATAAGTAATCGGGTCCAAAAGAAAATTACAAAAATCCTAGGAAAGGACATCCCAGACCCAAAATGGGATGGTCCCCGGGATACGTGACGGGCGGTTAAAATGTCAACTGTCCCATATTACCAGAAATGAAACAACACCATCATAGCCATCCATGTGTGTAAATCTCAAGGCACCCCAACTGCAAAAGGACAGCTGGACCCTACTAGCAATCTAAACCATCCAATTATTCACCAACCAAAAATCATCAAGTGCTaggatgaagaggtacaaaccccTAAAACCCTAAATTTGGGAGCATATAAAAGGCCCAAAAAAAGGGGTTTAGGGGTTGAAAAATATCTACTGGCTCTAGACACATATACACACTCCACTGCTATATTTTTTGAATagctccttcttcttctccttcaagaaa
Encoded here:
- the LOC141665277 gene encoding uncharacterized protein LOC141665277; amino-acid sequence: MGSRNIIWMMFYVSLTPFLIIRGTLAKKQSDHDPCSLDKFLHDYAQKVVKLPCTGTLYNISLHSNYSGLEISYVQIETTNIWARGINYSLIHIPPKTRIRPSVKRLDIVFHNLGNLSSYYYSLPNHRFLTPVIGFTTYSADRNTPANRSSIQKLKLEGNNKILVRFQSISLKKGEKLTKRCVRFRPNGNIVFSNVTSSNLCHVRGQGHFAIVDRRSTSFWKKQTNKWWAIGIGVGIGLLFMGILVGILLCNCARKKKVKSMQLQSKRSEALDSVWVGRSKMPTAGGIRTQPILENDYLP
- the LOC141667705 gene encoding protein CURVATURE THYLAKOID 1A, chloroplastic; protein product: MATATATSMATTAVFTPQLPTTHCSALPYLPLRFSNSPFSPSLKLSSASKRYAGFQIKATSQESSPDDGGEILTDLKEKWDAVENKSTVLLYGGGAIVGVWLSATLVGAINSIPLLPKILELVGLGYTGWFVYRYLLFKSSRKELATDIESLKKKIAGTE